One window from the genome of Chroogloeocystis siderophila 5.2 s.c.1 encodes:
- a CDS encoding LptF/LptG family permease, whose amino-acid sequence MTIASHKSAKFPSLMPFSVMDRYIAMELLPPFLFGVGAFSSVGVAIGTVFDLVRRVVESGLPLEIALQVFLLQFPAFVVLAFPMSTLLAVLMTYSRFSSDSELIALRGCGISVYRIALPAIVLSLVVTGITFLFNEQIVPASNYQATLTLNQALKRETPTFQEENIIYPEYQEVKQADGDSRRILSRLFYADRFDGQTMSGLTIIDRSKEGLNQIVMADSAAWNPQQNVWDFFNGTIYLVSADSSYRNIVRFEHQQLQLPRAPLDVASRGRDYDEMNIAEARDRLEKIRYSGDEQKIRKLRVRIQEKISFPFVCVVFGLVGAALGTKPQRRAGKATSFGVSVVIIFTYYLFGFICSALGVAGILTPVTSAWLPNVFGLTAGGLLLVRAAR is encoded by the coding sequence ATGACAATCGCTAGTCACAAATCTGCTAAGTTTCCATCACTGATGCCTTTTTCAGTGATGGATCGCTATATTGCGATGGAACTGCTACCACCGTTTTTGTTTGGTGTGGGTGCTTTTTCCTCGGTAGGAGTTGCGATCGGTACTGTATTTGACTTGGTGCGGCGAGTCGTAGAATCGGGACTACCCTTAGAAATTGCTTTGCAGGTATTTCTCTTACAATTTCCCGCTTTTGTGGTCTTGGCTTTCCCCATGTCTACGTTGTTGGCTGTATTGATGACCTACAGTCGCTTTTCTAGTGATAGTGAGTTGATTGCACTCCGTGGTTGTGGTATCAGTGTCTATCGTATCGCTTTACCTGCAATTGTTCTCAGCCTTGTTGTCACCGGAATCACGTTTTTATTTAACGAGCAGATTGTACCAGCATCAAATTATCAAGCAACTCTTACGTTAAATCAAGCGCTCAAGCGCGAAACGCCAACGTTTCAAGAAGAAAATATTATTTATCCTGAATATCAAGAAGTTAAACAAGCCGATGGCGACAGTAGGCGGATTTTGTCACGGTTATTTTATGCTGATCGCTTTGATGGTCAAACAATGTCAGGATTAACAATTATTGATCGCTCGAAAGAAGGCTTAAACCAAATCGTCATGGCAGATTCTGCGGCGTGGAACCCGCAACAAAACGTTTGGGATTTCTTTAATGGTACGATTTATCTTGTTTCTGCGGATAGTTCTTATCGCAACATTGTTAGGTTTGAACACCAACAATTACAGTTACCGCGCGCGCCTTTAGATGTTGCTAGTAGAGGGCGAGACTATGATGAAATGAATATTGCCGAAGCGCGCGATCGCTTAGAAAAAATTCGCTATAGCGGTGACGAACAAAAAATCCGCAAACTAAGAGTCCGCATTCAAGAAAAAATTTCGTTTCCGTTCGTTTGTGTTGTTTTTGGTTTAGTAGGTGCTGCTTTAGGAACTAAACCACAACGTCGCGCGGGAAAAGCAACAAGCTTTGGTGTGAGTGTAGTCATTATTTTTACGTATTATTTGTTTGGCTTTATTTGTAGTGCTTTAGGAGTAGCAGGGATTCTGACTCCTGTTACATCAGCTTGGCTACCAAATGTTTTTGGGTTGACTGCGGGTGGATTGTTGTTAGTTCGCGCTGCGCGGTAG